Sequence from the candidate division KSB1 bacterium genome:
TGCAGCGCCAATGGCGGTATATCACGAAAAGGCAAATATCCGTCGATACTCGGTCGGTCCTTCCCGATTTCCATCTCTCGGGCGCGTCGGCGCATTTCTTCGAGTTCGCTGCGCGCGCGAACCACCAGAGGGTTATCGGAAGTCATGGACTGCAACATTACGCCGATTTCGATCTCTTTTGCCAAAATTTTGCCGCTCAGATCCGCCGCCTGCTCCACATAAGCCTGAACCTGATGTTCCAACGAGACCGCTTTGTTTTGCTGCTGAAAGAGAGCGAGTCGTTCCGAGGCCGCGCGCAGGCGACGCTCGGTTTCGGCCAGCTGCGACTCGATGTATAGCCGCGAGTTTTTAGCTCGTGAGACGCTCTTTTCCAGGTTGAGGCGGTCAAGCTCTTCGATATAGGCGTTGGCGACGTCCGCCGCCAAATTGGGGTTGCGCAATTCAACCGCCACCGAAACAATGTCGTTGGGCAGAACCATGAACTGCGTTTTTTTGATCATGCGGTAATAGCCGATTTCCGGCGATTTGAAACGGAGGATGCGATAGAGCGGTAAAGAATCGTTTCCCACCGCGAATCGTCGATTAAGAATCCGCTCGTTCAGAGTGCGGCTTTTGAGGATTTCGACAAACAACTGAGCATTCGACTGCGGCTTCGGCATCTGCATTCCCGGAAGTGTGATCTGCGCCAGCATAGCGCCCACGGCGGAGGTCTCTTTTTCCTGCGGCGGCATGAGGGTGGCGACGGCCCGCCAGCGGGACGGGAGAATGA
This genomic interval carries:
- a CDS encoding Wzz/FepE/Etk N-terminal domain-containing protein; this encodes MDEKETTREFSLYPALLLMARSWRLVLRNMLAAAAVAAVIAFILPSRWRAVATLMPPQEKETSAVGAMLAQITLPGMQMPKPQSNAQLFVEILKSRTLNERILNRRFAVGNDSLPLYRILRFKSPEIGYYRMIKKTQFMVLPNDIVSVAVELRNPNLAADVANAYIEELDRLNLEKSVSRAKNSRLYIESQLAETERRLRAASERLALFQQQNKAVSLEHQVQAYVEQAADLSGKILAKEIEIGVMLQSMTSDNPLVVRARSELEEMRRRAREMEIGKDRPSIDGYLPFRDIPPLALQLAEQLREVKVQETVWQLLTQQYYQAKIEEARNTPTVQVLDPAAPPVFRSFPNRKLMVIVAAVLSAVLSLIYVILLDYFVKLRSHPESRRRLDLLVAELKKGWNSFSKS